Proteins encoded by one window of Clostridium bornimense:
- a CDS encoding DNRLRE domain-containing protein, translating to MNSPYLIDANGESTTDVKVEIKGENGKYTLILEPNKSWINDKNRAYPVTLDPVVSTSTDIRDIEDNSVHSRWDVANTNYYNTNPLTIGKAEKDGNDISRAFIKFKLPSEITSAEMVLKAQLNLALWSNSDGRSQINVHKVLNNWDTRNITWNNQPGYNSRIEDYAMVNGSGGSWYSWDITSIAKEWFTTGNNYGLLLKTEGDGGYYQEFISSDVTDPNVVAGRPLVQFQFINACGLESYWTYTTQDIGRAGTGYVNNYNGNLTLIHDDLSMSGNRLPISINHVFNNYERTKNIGYGSGFRLNLAQTIERKQYGSDWYYEHVDEDGTKQRYKDDGGTTLKNEVQEELTLTKNSDGTFTIKDTEDSKMNFKDGKLVSVEDSNGNKMTIDYCDNKVSKVTDGSGRVVTLKYNGQGLLGEIVYPDGRKNTYEYSGNSLTKITYPDGKSSSYEYEGDNRIMHATDYTGNRIRYVYYNTSTYRMGIAIANNVSGEENSRVNFQYGNNSTKITDNTGKYSCYQFDNTGKTISIRDDEGNAKYYKYGASSNKGKITEESKMQKSVINLLGNPGAEIEQCWEFTKDGGSGSGEYTTSEKYDGSKSLKITKTDAVSRQYVQDLPVGMEKGKAYTFSAYVKTDNIVATGNKGAGLAIYYLNKNGNYEEVTSDFITGTMDWQRIQVTFTIPADAKSNHLIVRPLVQEATGTAYFDNLQLEEGEVANRFNYIANSGLNGVNASCSGLTPDFWQGDNLEVGRDGLIECSDEDHPEGLSKSIMQVYTNADQIKRFRYGTGIKGKKGDSIVFSSWLKAATVPHGFVNISAVFISPSGNTWNSLKINNDCDDWQYVSDVFIAPNDYTDIHIYAEVSNQVNPIYFDGIQLFKEEFGDSYTYDDKGNVVSVKDVSKEENTFKYDGNNNLIKTTTPQGTSFNYKYDDKHKLVQSNDLKIRYIRDTLGGNTVNTDNTWMEIKALDEKGNNIAKGKKVTSNEKDAVGSRANVVDGDTGGSCYQTDSTNSTTISWVQIDLGKRYSIEEVKVWHYYDGRIYNNTKTEVSEDGETWYTIFDCEKDGKYSETKEGRTYKVADAVPSETIDTSSFKVRYIRDTLGENTVNKDNTWMEIKALDKNGNNVAEGKIVTSNENDAVGSKANVVDGYIGGQCYQTDSTNSTTISWVQIDLGKKYELEEVKVWHYYDGRIYNNTKTEVSEDGKTWYTLFDCEKDGKYSETKEGRTYKVADAVPSQNSKSEDLQVRYIKDTLGGNTVNKDNTWMEIKALDKDGKNIAQGKDVISSDKDAVGSRSNVVDGNSEGQCYQTESTSVSWVQIDLGKKYDIEEIQVWHYHDGRIYDNTKTEVSEDGEVWYTIFDCETSGKYVETAEGRTYKVSDAVLSDNTSENDIYSIKYDKYGNPIKTSIGMGEKSISSSSSYTASGNYMSSMTDSFGNTVRYDYDENRDVLNSVTDAKGSTTNYEYDSLNRVTSVSKQVGSETISNSYTYSNDRLESISHNGFSYRFGYDKWGNNTDVSVGNQKLITNVFEDKTGKLLSSTYGNGQKITPVYDKNDNLIGRAYSGDNLGTITYSGNVEGVGNKTAVGNNSVLGTIGESKRLESLNINMSGMPSGMKIKYQACIEGQGWQDWVYGGQEAGAAGKNLKMEAVRIKLEDAPEGYIVQYQVNMEDKGWVPISQDGEVAGLEGKGKRIEAIKIDLVKVRSKSIYDNNGNVGEYRDYVSGLNYKYRYDLSNRLRKVEESTGAFTVINYDNKNNVSSTVETRNGVSYDTTYGYDEDNYINNITYNRNNKEYSQKLAYDGLNRVTTKTNIMESDTSSTVGTVTYQTKSDGQGWQGKKTNGTIAGSYGKNISLEGIKISISDLPSGTKVKYQAHCADIGWQDWVYGGALAGTDGTGKRLEAIKIQLEGAPSGYSIEYKAYVKDKGWQEWVQNGEVAGTTGESLAMEAIKIRVVKSGVSSSKNFTTKYTYEKGKAEGSGSVVYQSKGVNDSWQENKTEGALSGTVGKSKALEGIKVSLKDMPSGSRVKYRIYDKDGAWKNWVYDGALAGSEGTGNRLEAVQIELEGAPEGYSIEYRAHVADKGWLSWVGEGDTAGTTGQGKAMEALEVRLVKTGSSESTRIASMDNNGKKISYTYDANGNIETITENGKTIKYYYNELNEVVREDNQTLNKTITYSYDQGGNILNKVEYPYTTGNLGTASKTVGYTYGDSNWKDKLTAFNGKEITYDEIGNPLTYDGYKFTWEMGRQLKSISGNGKEISYKYNDSGIRTEKTVNGVTTKYYLSGDAVTLLVIMEQIRYTIHMLVPSI from the coding sequence ATGAATTCACCGTATCTTATTGATGCTAATGGAGAGTCAACTACAGATGTGAAGGTTGAGATTAAAGGTGAAAATGGTAAGTATACTCTTATTTTAGAACCTAATAAATCGTGGATAAATGATAAAAATAGAGCTTATCCAGTTACATTAGATCCAGTAGTTTCAACATCCACTGATATAAGAGATATAGAAGATAACTCAGTTCATAGTAGATGGGATGTAGCTAATACAAATTATTATAATACAAATCCATTAACTATTGGTAAAGCTGAAAAGGATGGAAATGATATTTCCAGGGCATTTATTAAGTTTAAGTTACCGTCAGAAATAACATCAGCAGAAATGGTACTTAAAGCTCAACTTAATTTAGCGTTGTGGTCTAATAGTGATGGAAGATCCCAAATTAATGTTCATAAAGTATTAAACAATTGGGATACAAGAAATATAACATGGAACAATCAACCGGGATACAATAGTAGAATTGAAGATTATGCTATGGTAAATGGCAGTGGAGGAAGTTGGTATAGTTGGGATATAACTTCTATAGCAAAAGAGTGGTTTACGACAGGTAATAATTATGGTCTACTTTTAAAAACAGAAGGTGATGGTGGTTATTATCAAGAATTTATATCTTCTGATGTAACTGATCCTAATGTTGTAGCAGGAAGACCTTTGGTACAATTTCAATTTATTAATGCTTGTGGACTAGAGTCGTATTGGACATATACTACACAAGATATAGGTAGGGCGGGAACAGGTTATGTTAACAACTATAATGGTAACTTAACTTTAATTCATGATGATTTATCAATGAGTGGAAATAGATTACCTATTAGCATAAATCACGTATTCAATAACTATGAAAGAACAAAAAATATTGGTTATGGAAGTGGTTTTAGATTAAATTTAGCGCAAACTATTGAACGTAAGCAGTACGGTAGTGATTGGTATTATGAACATGTTGATGAGGATGGAACAAAACAGCGCTATAAAGACGATGGTGGAACAACACTTAAAAATGAAGTACAAGAAGAGTTAACCCTAACCAAAAATTCCGATGGCACATTTACTATAAAAGATACAGAAGATTCAAAAATGAACTTTAAAGATGGTAAGCTTGTTTCTGTGGAAGATAGCAATGGAAACAAGATGACTATAGACTATTGCGATAATAAAGTGTCAAAGGTTACTGACGGATCAGGAAGAGTAGTGACATTAAAGTATAATGGGCAAGGCTTATTAGGAGAAATAGTTTATCCAGATGGAAGAAAGAATACTTATGAGTATTCAGGAAATTCCTTAACGAAGATTACATATCCCGATGGAAAAAGCAGTAGTTATGAGTATGAAGGGGACAACAGAATAATGCATGCTACTGACTATACTGGTAATAGAATAAGATATGTATATTACAATACATCAACATATAGAATGGGTATAGCTATAGCAAATAATGTTTCTGGAGAAGAGAATAGCAGAGTAAATTTTCAATATGGAAATAACTCAACGAAGATAACAGATAATACAGGAAAGTACTCTTGTTATCAATTTGACAATACAGGAAAGACAATCTCTATAAGAGATGATGAAGGAAATGCTAAGTATTATAAATATGGAGCTTCAAGTAATAAAGGTAAGATAACAGAAGAATCTAAAATGCAGAAGTCGGTTATAAATTTACTTGGAAACCCAGGAGCTGAGATAGAGCAATGCTGGGAGTTTACTAAAGATGGAGGAAGTGGTTCTGGAGAGTATACTACAAGTGAAAAATATGACGGAAGTAAGAGCTTAAAAATAACAAAGACAGACGCAGTTTCAAGACAATATGTTCAAGATTTACCAGTGGGGATGGAAAAAGGAAAAGCATACACATTTTCTGCTTATGTAAAGACAGATAACATAGTTGCGACAGGAAATAAGGGCGCTGGTCTTGCGATTTATTATTTAAATAAAAATGGAAATTATGAAGAGGTAACATCTGATTTTATAACAGGAACAATGGATTGGCAAAGAATTCAAGTAACCTTTACTATACCAGCTGATGCAAAAAGTAATCATCTTATTGTTAGACCATTAGTGCAAGAAGCAACAGGAACAGCTTATTTTGATAACCTACAATTAGAAGAAGGGGAAGTTGCTAATAGATTTAATTATATAGCTAACAGTGGATTAAATGGTGTTAATGCATCTTGCTCAGGTCTAACACCGGATTTTTGGCAGGGTGATAATTTGGAAGTCGGTAGAGATGGGTTAATAGAATGTAGTGATGAAGACCATCCAGAAGGCTTAAGTAAATCTATTATGCAGGTTTATACTAATGCAGATCAAATAAAAAGATTTAGATATGGAACAGGTATTAAGGGTAAAAAAGGAGATTCTATTGTATTTAGTTCGTGGTTAAAGGCTGCAACGGTGCCACATGGATTTGTTAATATATCAGCGGTATTTATATCACCATCAGGTAATACTTGGAATAGCCTTAAAATAAATAATGATTGTGATGATTGGCAATATGTTAGTGATGTTTTTATAGCTCCAAATGATTATACAGATATACATATATATGCGGAAGTATCTAATCAAGTTAATCCAATATATTTTGATGGAATACAGCTATTCAAAGAAGAATTTGGAGATAGTTATACTTATGATGACAAAGGTAATGTAGTATCAGTAAAGGATGTTTCAAAGGAAGAAAATACTTTTAAGTATGATGGAAATAATAATTTAATTAAAACAACAACGCCGCAGGGAACAAGTTTCAATTATAAGTATGATGACAAGCATAAATTAGTACAATCTAATGATTTAAAAATTAGATATATAAGAGATACTTTAGGTGGAAATACAGTAAACACAGATAATACATGGATGGAAATAAAGGCTTTGGATGAAAAGGGTAATAATATTGCAAAAGGTAAAAAGGTAACAAGTAATGAAAAGGATGCAGTAGGAAGTCGAGCAAATGTTGTAGATGGAGATACGGGAGGATCATGTTATCAGACGGATTCAACAAATTCAACAACAATAAGTTGGGTTCAGATAGACTTAGGTAAACGATATAGTATAGAAGAAGTTAAAGTATGGCACTATTATGATGGTAGAATTTACAACAATACAAAGACAGAAGTGTCTGAAGATGGAGAAACATGGTATACAATTTTTGATTGTGAAAAAGACGGAAAATATTCAGAAACAAAAGAAGGAAGAACTTATAAGGTAGCAGATGCAGTACCATCAGAGACTATAGATACAAGTAGTTTTAAGGTTAGATATATAAGAGATACATTAGGTGAAAACACAGTAAATAAAGATAATACCTGGATGGAAATAAAAGCGTTAGATAAGAATGGTAATAATGTTGCAGAAGGAAAGATTGTAACTAGTAATGAAAATGATGCAGTAGGAAGTAAAGCAAATGTTGTAGATGGATATATAGGGGGGCAATGTTATCAAACAGATTCGACGAATTCGACTACAATAAGTTGGGTTCAGATAGATTTAGGTAAAAAGTACGAGTTAGAAGAAGTTAAGGTATGGCATTATTATGATGGTAGAATTTATAATAATACAAAGACAGAAGTGTCAGAAGATGGGAAGACTTGGTATACGCTTTTTGATTGTGAAAAAGACGGAAAATATTCAGAAACAAAAGAAGGAAGAACTTATAAGGTAGCAGATGCAGTTCCATCGCAAAATTCAAAAAGTGAAGATTTGCAAGTTAGGTATATAAAGGATACATTAGGAGGCAATACAGTAAATAAAGATAATACTTGGATGGAAATAAAGGCTTTAGATAAGGATGGCAAAAATATTGCACAAGGTAAGGATGTAATAAGTAGTGATAAAGATGCTGTAGGAAGTAGATCAAATGTCGTAGATGGAAATTCAGAAGGTCAATGTTATCAAACAGAATCAACATCAGTTAGTTGGGTTCAAATAGATTTAGGTAAGAAGTATGATATAGAAGAAATACAGGTATGGCATTATCATGATGGTAGAATTTATGATAATACAAAGACGGAAGTATCAGAAGATGGAGAAGTATGGTATACAATTTTTGATTGTGAAACAAGTGGAAAGTATGTAGAGACAGCAGAAGGAAGAACTTATAAGGTATCAGATGCAGTATTATCAGATAACACTAGTGAAAATGATATTTATAGTATTAAGTATGATAAATATGGAAATCCTATTAAAACATCGATAGGAATGGGTGAGAAAAGTATATCATCATCATCTAGTTACACAGCTAGCGGAAACTATATGTCTTCTATGACAGACAGTTTTGGAAATACCGTTAGGTATGATTACGATGAAAATAGAGATGTATTAAATAGTGTAACTGATGCCAAAGGTAGTACTACAAATTATGAATATGATAGTTTAAATAGAGTAACTTCTGTAAGTAAACAAGTTGGAAGTGAAACTATATCTAATTCATATACTTATAGCAATGATAGATTAGAATCTATTTCTCATAATGGTTTTTCTTATAGATTTGGTTACGATAAATGGGGAAATAATACTGATGTATCTGTAGGAAATCAAAAGCTTATAACTAATGTCTTTGAAGACAAAACAGGTAAGTTATTAAGTTCAACTTATGGTAATGGGCAAAAGATAACACCAGTTTATGATAAGAATGATAACTTAATTGGAAGAGCTTATAGTGGAGATAATTTAGGAACTATAACTTATAGTGGAAATGTTGAAGGAGTAGGAAATAAAACAGCAGTAGGAAATAATTCTGTACTAGGTACAATTGGTGAATCAAAAAGATTAGAGTCTTTAAATATAAATATGTCTGGTATGCCAAGTGGTATGAAAATAAAATATCAAGCTTGCATAGAAGGACAAGGATGGCAAGATTGGGTTTATGGTGGACAAGAAGCTGGAGCAGCAGGAAAAAACTTAAAAATGGAAGCTGTAAGAATTAAACTAGAAGATGCACCAGAAGGTTATATTGTACAGTATCAAGTTAATATGGAAGATAAAGGATGGGTGCCAATTTCTCAAGATGGAGAAGTGGCAGGATTAGAAGGCAAAGGAAAAAGAATAGAAGCAATAAAGATAGATCTTGTTAAAGTAAGAAGTAAAAGTATTTATGACAATAATGGAAATGTTGGAGAATATAGAGATTATGTTAGTGGATTAAACTACAAATATAGATATGATTTGTCTAATAGACTTAGAAAAGTAGAAGAATCTACAGGTGCTTTTACTGTTATAAACTATGATAATAAAAATAATGTATCATCAACAGTAGAAACAAGAAATGGTGTAAGTTATGATACAACATATGGATATGACGAAGATAATTATATAAATAATATAACTTATAACAGAAATAATAAAGAATATTCTCAAAAGTTAGCCTATGACGGATTAAACAGGGTAACAACAAAGACAAATATAATGGAAAGTGACACTTCAAGTACTGTAGGGACAGTAACCTATCAAACTAAAAGTGATGGACAAGGATGGCAAGGTAAAAAGACTAATGGAACTATAGCAGGTTCATATGGTAAAAATATTTCGCTTGAAGGAATAAAAATATCAATAAGTGATCTTCCATCAGGAACAAAGGTAAAATACCAAGCACATTGTGCAGACATTGGATGGCAAGATTGGGTATATGGCGGAGCTTTAGCAGGAACAGATGGAACTGGAAAAAGACTAGAAGCAATAAAGATACAATTAGAAGGAGCACCATCAGGATATAGCATAGAGTATAAAGCATATGTAAAAGATAAAGGATGGCAAGAATGGGTACAAAATGGTGAAGTAGCAGGAACAACAGGAGAATCTTTAGCAATGGAAGCAATAAAGATAAGGGTTGTAAAATCTGGAGTTTCTAGCAGCAAAAACTTTACTACAAAATATACATATGAAAAAGGAAAAGCAGAAGGAAGCGGAAGTGTAGTATATCAAAGTAAAGGTGTTAATGATTCATGGCAAGAAAATAAAACAGAAGGTGCATTATCAGGTACTGTAGGTAAATCAAAGGCACTAGAAGGAATAAAAGTTTCACTAAAAGATATGCCATCAGGAAGTAGAGTAAAATATAGAATTTATGATAAGGATGGAGCATGGAAAAATTGGGTATATGATGGTGCATTAGCAGGATCAGAAGGAACAGGAAATAGGCTAGAAGCAGTACAAATAGAACTAGAAGGAGCGCCAGAAGGATATTCTATAGAATATAGAGCACATGTAGCAGATAAAGGATGGCTATCTTGGGTAGGAGAAGGAGATACAGCAGGAACAACAGGACAAGGTAAAGCAATGGAAGCTCTTGAAGTAAGACTTGTAAAAACAGGATCATCAGAAAGTACAAGAATAGCTTCAATGGATAACAACGGAAAGAAAATAAGCTATACTTATGATGCTAATGGCAATATAGAAACTATTACAGAAAACGGCAAGACAATAAAATATTATTACAACGAACTAAACGAAGTAGTAAGAGAAGACAACCAAACATTAAATAAAACAATAACTTATAGTTATGACCAAGGTGGAAATATTCTAAACAAAGTAGAATATCCATATACAACAGGAAATCTAGGAACAGCATCTAAAACAGTAGGATACACCTATGGAGATAGCAACTGGAAGGACAAGCTAACAGCATTCAACGGAAAAGAAATAACATATGATGAAATAGGAAATCCATTAACTTATGATGGATATAAGTTCACATGGGAAATGGGAAGACAATTAAAGTCTATCTCTGGTAATGGAAAAGAAATAAGTTACAAGTACAATGACAGCGGAATAAGAACAGAAAAAACAGTAAATGGAGTAACAACAAAATATTATCTATCAGGAGATGCAGTAACACTCCTAGTGATAATGGAACAGATAAGATATACTATACATATGCTGGTTCCGTCGATCTAA
- a CDS encoding RHS repeat-associated core domain-containing protein encodes MDVTDASYRIRNVQNDVIGLHDSTGTVVVSYSYDTWGNIVSITGSLKDSVGKKNPYRYRGYRYDEETGMYYLQSRYYNAEWGRFVNCDNIGGKIGELGTHNAFKYCFNNPVNMSDESGQWPKWMKKAAKAVKNVIKKVSESKVVKTVVQSVIKSKVLSSPILTAISLVAKTIGKVNKNRGTITIPILSVSGNAMASVKGTLVVTGDTRGNIALQVTGSGGGSIGSPSLNLSILGSPTFTNADNYKNLNGWGAEVGISAQATPFSIDASYAIIPRSNGKSYSGFSIKPGFGVSPLEIGFSEYGEAGFTYTLGVINIYDGTIDIFPKQ; translated from the coding sequence GTGGATGTTACGGATGCTAGCTATCGGATTAGAAATGTACAAAATGATGTAATAGGACTACATGATAGTACAGGAACAGTAGTAGTAAGTTATAGTTATGATACATGGGGAAATATAGTATCAATAACAGGAAGTTTAAAGGATAGTGTAGGTAAAAAGAACCCATATAGATATAGAGGATATAGATATGATGAAGAAACTGGAATGTATTATCTGCAAAGTAGATATTATAATGCAGAGTGGGGAAGGTTTGTAAATTGTGATAACATAGGCGGAAAAATAGGTGAACTAGGAACTCACAATGCATTTAAATATTGTTTTAATAATCCAGTAAATATGAGTGATGAAAGTGGTCAATGGCCAAAGTGGATGAAGAAAGCAGCTAAGGCAGTGAAGAACGTAATAAAAAAGGTATCTGAGTCAAAAGTTGTTAAGACGGTAGTTCAGAGTGTAATAAAATCAAAAGTTCTATCCTCACCAATATTAACAGCAATATCATTGGTTGCAAAGACGATAGGAAAGGTTAATAAGAATAGAGGGACTATTACGATACCTATTTTATCAGTATCGGGAAATGCAATGGCATCAGTTAAAGGAACATTAGTGGTAACTGGAGATACAAGAGGAAATATAGCGTTGCAAGTTACAGGTTCTGGGGGAGGATCTATTGGAAGTCCATCTCTTAATCTGAGTATATTAGGTTCACCGACGTTTACAAATGCAGATAATTATAAAAATCTTAATGGGTGGGGAGCTGAAGTTGGAATATCAGCACAAGCAACACCATTTTCTATTGATGCTAGTTATGCAATTATACCAAGATCCAATGGTAAATCATATAGTGGATTTAGTATAAAACCAGGCTTTGGAGTATCACCGTTAGAAATAGGATTTTCTGAATATGGTGAGGCTGGATTTACATATACATTAGGAGTAATAAATATATACGATGGGACAATAGATATTTTTCCAAAACAATAG
- a CDS encoding amino acid ABC transporter permease, which yields MDIDFIKTYYPMYIDAMILTVKIAFIGILLSIVIGILCSIINIMKIKGLNTIVSIYIELSRNTPLLIQLFFLYFGFPKLGIVLSSESCGIIGLAFLGGSYMAEAFRSGIENVSKVQYESALSLGMTKVQMFSHIILPQAFSTSIPVICANIIFLIKETSVFSAVALADLMFVAKDLIGIYYKTDEALLMLVIAYLIILLPISIICSLIERRVRYAGFGNTSTISGQ from the coding sequence ATGGATATAGATTTTATAAAAACATATTATCCAATGTATATTGATGCAATGATTTTAACAGTAAAGATTGCTTTTATTGGGATATTACTATCTATAGTTATTGGTATTCTTTGTAGCATAATAAATATTATGAAAATTAAAGGATTAAATACAATTGTATCTATATATATTGAACTATCAAGAAATACGCCATTATTAATACAATTATTTTTTTTATACTTTGGATTTCCGAAGTTAGGAATTGTATTAAGTTCTGAAAGTTGCGGAATTATTGGACTAGCATTTCTTGGAGGAAGTTATATGGCGGAAGCATTTCGTTCGGGAATCGAAAATGTGTCAAAGGTTCAATATGAATCAGCATTGAGTTTAGGAATGACAAAAGTACAGATGTTTTCTCATATTATATTACCACAGGCATTTTCAACTTCAATTCCAGTAATATGTGCTAATATAATTTTCTTAATTAAGGAAACTTCAGTATTTAGTGCCGTTGCTTTAGCGGATTTAATGTTTGTCGCTAAAGATTTAATTGGAATATACTACAAAACTGATGAAGCATTATTAATGTTAGTAATAGCATATCTAATTATTTTGCTTCCTATTTCTATAATATGTTCATTAATAGAGAGGAGGGTCAGATATGCAGGATTTGGGAATACAAGTACTATTTCAGGGCAATAA
- a CDS encoding amino acid ABC transporter permease: MQDLGIQVLFQGNNFLRLCGGILVSLRIALISMIFSIGFGILFGIIMTSNNKIIRFICRIYLEIVRIMPQLVLLFLVYFGAAKHLGVNLSGEVASIIVFTFWGTAEMGDLVRSALISIPNHQYESGFALGMTKKQVFIHILIPQTIRRLIPSAMNLLTRMIKTTSLVVLIGVVEVVKVGKQIIDANRYTIPSASLWIYGTIFFMYFIICFPFSKLSKVLERKVKD, from the coding sequence ATGCAGGATTTGGGAATACAAGTACTATTTCAGGGCAATAACTTTCTAAGGTTATGTGGAGGAATATTGGTATCATTAAGAATAGCACTAATTTCAATGATTTTTTCAATAGGCTTTGGAATATTATTTGGAATAATAATGACTAGTAATAATAAGATAATTCGTTTTATATGTAGAATTTATCTTGAAATTGTAAGGATAATGCCACAACTTGTATTGTTATTTTTAGTGTATTTTGGTGCAGCTAAGCATCTAGGTGTGAATCTTTCTGGTGAAGTGGCATCTATAATTGTATTTACTTTTTGGGGTACAGCAGAGATGGGAGACTTAGTAAGAAGTGCACTTATTTCAATTCCTAATCATCAATATGAAAGTGGTTTTGCACTTGGGATGACTAAGAAACAAGTATTTATTCATATTTTGATACCACAAACTATTAGAAGATTGATACCGTCAGCGATGAATCTATTAACAAGAATGATTAAGACTACATCTTTAGTAGTACTTATAGGGGTAGTAGAAGTGGTGAAAGTTGGTAAGCAGATAATTGATGCAAATCGTTATACTATTCCAAGTGCATCGCTTTGGATATATGGAACAATATTTTTTATGTACTTTATAATATGCTTTCCATTTTCAAAATTATCTAAAGTATTAGAAAGGAAGGTAAAAGATTAG
- a CDS encoding amino acid ABC transporter ATP-binding protein, giving the protein MSDKILEVENLTKSYDKSRPVLNNLSFSLTKGEVVVVIGPSGCGKSTFLRCLNKLEPIDSGVIKLNGKSISEDEKKVNEIREKIGMVFQSYDLFPNMTIIKNITLAPTLVQKRKKDEVIKEAEELLDRVGLLEKKNVYPRQLSGGQKQRVAIVRSLIMHPEILLLDEITAALDPEMVREVLQVVLQLAKEGMTMLIVTHEMEFAKAVADRVIFMDEGNIIEESSPDKFFTNPKTERAKQFLNTFSYEN; this is encoded by the coding sequence ATGAGCGATAAAATATTAGAGGTAGAAAATTTAACCAAGTCATATGATAAAAGCAGACCAGTTCTTAACAATCTTTCATTTTCATTAACAAAAGGTGAAGTTGTAGTTGTTATAGGACCTTCAGGATGTGGGAAAAGTACTTTTTTAAGATGTTTAAATAAACTAGAACCAATAGATTCTGGTGTTATTAAGTTAAATGGCAAGTCTATATCTGAAGATGAGAAGAAAGTTAATGAAATTCGTGAAAAAATAGGTATGGTATTTCAAAGTTATGATCTATTTCCGAATATGACTATAATTAAAAATATAACTTTGGCACCTACTTTAGTTCAAAAGAGAAAAAAAGATGAAGTAATAAAGGAAGCTGAGGAGCTTCTAGATAGGGTAGGACTTTTAGAAAAGAAGAATGTTTATCCAAGACAATTATCTGGAGGACAAAAGCAAAGAGTAGCAATTGTACGTTCACTAATAATGCATCCTGAAATTTTATTATTAGATGAAATAACAGCGGCATTAGATCCAGAAATGGTAAGAGAAGTACTTCAGGTTGTGTTACAGTTAGCGAAAGAAGGAATGACTATGTTAATTGTAACACATGAAATGGAGTTTGCTAAAGCAGTAGCCGATAGGGTGATTTTTATGGATGAAGGAAATATTATTGAAGAATCATCGCCGGATAAATTTTTTACTAATCCAAAAACAGAAAGAGCAAAACAATTTTTAAATACATTTAGCTATGAAAATTGA